The following proteins are encoded in a genomic region of Lactiplantibacillus plantarum:
- a CDS encoding heavy metal translocating P-type ATPase, translating into MKFQLFLTKHTNQITLVTGILIVLGMLSKYLLQFTLGYQVILAVASIIAVIPIAVRAWSALRNKVFSIELLVSTAVIGAFIIGEFNESAIVTFLFLFGSYLESKTLQKTRTAIKGLTDMSPTTATLVTDDGTEEVDVDDVDEGDVVLVKTGSQVPVDGIVVEGNGYLNEASITGEARQINKQLKDSVYSGTMVENGYLKIKATQVGDDTTFAKIIELVEEAQDTKSKAEKFIDRFAQYYTPAVLVLAVLVFAFSHDFRLAITALVLGCPGALVIGAPVSNVAGIGNGAKRGILIKGGEVVDTFAKVDTLVFDKTGTLTEGNTAVTTMHTYTNNADNQLALAAAIEGVSDHPLGQAIVSYADQQSAGGAPVLDDTETVKGQGICAQVGKQEVVIGNQKMLTAHNIKLNPTQLKDLNDLQAGGQSTVIMAVDGQVQLIFGIADTIRPGVKDSLAALKAQGIKKLVMLTGDNELTAQAVANELNLDEVHANLLPEEKVEYVKKLKAAGNTVAFIGDGINDSPSIANADIGIAMGSGTDVAIDTSDVVLMQSSFPALVHAHGLAKKTVLNTRENIFIAIATVAFLLIGLIFGYIYMASGMFVHEASILVVIFNAMRLINFQTKFDKHQPTKTIQAATA; encoded by the coding sequence ATGAAATTCCAATTATTTCTCACTAAACATACGAATCAAATTACATTAGTTACGGGGATTCTGATTGTCCTTGGGATGCTCAGTAAATATCTCTTACAATTTACGCTCGGTTACCAAGTCATTTTAGCAGTTGCTTCAATTATTGCCGTCATTCCGATTGCGGTTCGTGCTTGGAGCGCACTTCGGAACAAAGTTTTCAGTATTGAACTGTTAGTTAGTACCGCAGTGATTGGGGCATTCATTATTGGTGAATTCAACGAATCCGCAATCGTTACTTTCCTCTTCTTGTTTGGCTCCTATCTCGAAAGCAAGACCTTGCAGAAGACGCGGACCGCAATCAAAGGCTTGACTGACATGTCACCAACTACCGCAACTTTAGTTACTGATGATGGCACCGAAGAAGTCGACGTTGATGATGTGGACGAAGGTGACGTTGTCCTAGTTAAAACCGGGAGTCAGGTTCCCGTTGACGGGATTGTTGTTGAAGGTAACGGCTACCTTAACGAAGCCTCAATTACGGGTGAAGCACGCCAAATCAACAAGCAACTCAAGGACTCGGTTTACTCCGGAACAATGGTTGAAAATGGCTATCTGAAGATCAAAGCGACTCAGGTTGGCGACGACACGACTTTTGCAAAAATTATTGAATTGGTTGAAGAAGCTCAAGATACCAAGTCCAAAGCTGAAAAGTTCATCGACCGCTTTGCTCAATATTATACGCCTGCCGTCCTCGTTTTAGCAGTCCTAGTCTTCGCCTTCTCCCATGACTTCCGCTTAGCAATCACTGCACTAGTTCTCGGTTGCCCAGGTGCCTTAGTTATCGGCGCCCCAGTGTCAAACGTTGCCGGAATTGGGAATGGCGCCAAGCGCGGTATCCTAATCAAGGGTGGTGAAGTCGTCGATACTTTTGCCAAAGTCGATACCCTGGTCTTCGATAAGACCGGTACTTTAACGGAAGGTAACACTGCCGTTACAACCATGCACACTTACACAAACAATGCGGATAATCAACTAGCTCTCGCCGCCGCTATTGAGGGGGTTTCCGACCATCCGTTAGGCCAAGCAATCGTCAGTTATGCCGACCAGCAGTCAGCGGGGGGCGCTCCCGTCCTAGATGACACTGAAACCGTTAAGGGCCAAGGAATCTGTGCACAAGTCGGTAAGCAAGAAGTTGTCATTGGTAATCAAAAAATGTTGACGGCTCATAATATCAAACTAAATCCTACCCAACTCAAAGATCTCAATGATTTACAAGCTGGTGGTCAATCAACCGTTATCATGGCAGTCGACGGACAAGTTCAACTCATCTTCGGTATTGCCGATACGATTCGTCCAGGCGTGAAGGATTCCCTCGCCGCATTAAAAGCCCAAGGAATCAAGAAACTCGTTATGTTAACTGGAGACAATGAACTCACTGCCCAAGCCGTTGCCAACGAATTGAACCTAGATGAAGTTCACGCTAACCTCTTGCCAGAAGAAAAAGTCGAATACGTTAAGAAACTAAAAGCAGCCGGTAACACGGTCGCCTTTATTGGAGATGGCATCAACGACAGTCCTTCAATCGCTAACGCCGATATTGGAATCGCAATGGGTAGTGGGACTGATGTTGCCATCGACACATCCGATGTCGTCTTGATGCAATCAAGCTTCCCCGCATTAGTACACGCCCACGGTCTCGCCAAGAAGACTGTCTTGAACACTCGTGAAAACATCTTCATCGCCATTGCCACCGTGGCCTTCCTACTGATTGGGCTAATCTTCGGTTATATCTACATGGCCAGTGGGATGTTTGTCCATGAAGCTAGTATCTTAGTCGTTATCTTCAACGCTATGCGGTTAATCAATTTCCAAACCAAGTTCGACAAACACCAACCAACTAAAACCATTCAAGCAGCCACAGCTTAA
- a CDS encoding SGNH/GDSL hydrolase family protein, translating to MDYQITQANQPLMPAYFQGRWAVKQIADRDVMYSTNLGAEIDFQVTDASFVRLTFLPLAYELPSWVAIQIDGLPFQRQAVTNAPLWLTLDGRPHVVRVVLSGNTDEDRVWDGNQGFAVKALTTDGELQPVQLGRHSVTWIGDSLTAGCWVMGKYPAEDYRAEANYAAVASDLLNARNVRIAYSAVGLSKPGTGGVPVLPEVLTAVDSKTTWQPVPTDLVVINVGTNDRHTDDTTFTVVLRRFLNQVQTLYPNSRLAVMIPFNQNFAAIIRAVVAEFMQLQLIETATWQLSTTDGVHLDLAGSRMAGELTAQALRTQYPDVFKS from the coding sequence GTGGATTATCAAATAACGCAGGCCAATCAGCCCTTGATGCCGGCATACTTTCAGGGGCGTTGGGCGGTCAAGCAAATTGCGGATCGAGACGTGATGTATAGCACTAATTTGGGTGCAGAAATCGATTTTCAAGTCACTGATGCTAGTTTTGTGAGGTTGACATTCTTGCCGTTGGCGTATGAGCTACCGAGTTGGGTGGCGATTCAGATTGATGGCTTGCCTTTTCAACGGCAGGCGGTGACGAATGCCCCCCTATGGTTGACACTGGATGGTCGGCCTCACGTGGTACGGGTAGTTTTGAGTGGTAATACTGATGAGGACCGTGTGTGGGATGGCAATCAAGGTTTTGCAGTGAAAGCCCTGACGACAGATGGTGAGTTACAGCCAGTTCAGTTAGGCCGACACAGCGTGACGTGGATTGGGGATTCACTGACGGCCGGTTGCTGGGTCATGGGTAAGTACCCTGCCGAAGATTATCGCGCGGAAGCCAACTATGCGGCGGTTGCGAGTGACTTGTTGAATGCACGGAATGTCCGCATTGCTTATAGTGCCGTTGGTCTCAGTAAACCAGGAACTGGTGGCGTACCGGTACTGCCGGAGGTTTTAACAGCCGTGGATAGTAAAACGACGTGGCAACCAGTACCCACGGATTTAGTTGTGATTAATGTTGGTACTAATGATCGGCACACGGATGATACGACGTTCACGGTAGTTTTGCGTCGCTTCCTTAATCAGGTGCAGACGCTTTACCCGAATAGCCGGCTTGCTGTAATGATCCCGTTTAATCAGAATTTTGCAGCGATTATTCGCGCGGTCGTGGCCGAATTTATGCAATTGCAACTCATTGAAACGGCTACTTGGCAACTCAGTACCACGGACGGGGTGCATTTAGATTTAGCTGGCTCCCGGATGGCGGGCGAATTAACAGCACAAGCGTTGCGGACACAGTATCCAGATGTTTTTAAATCGTGA
- a CDS encoding YdcF family protein, which produces MDELTAFNQCLAWLTHTTALPEHLDGLVLCGNSLPATATAAGQLAQDYQLPLLIIAGGIGHATKYLRQNLNLPKSQASEAELMATLVRKTGYQGSIRLDKTSTNTGSNATHARALAPTDWRHVLLVQDPLLARRTTLTFSANWPNANFIRYAPATLQLNRLQPMQFTPNTILAGWQPAYFTELLLGEFQRLVDTPNGYGPRGQGFIAHVDIPEKVLAAARYLQSQSLHRQR; this is translated from the coding sequence TTGGACGAACTGACCGCTTTCAATCAATGTCTGGCTTGGTTGACACACACCACCGCCTTGCCTGAGCACCTCGATGGCCTGGTCCTTTGTGGCAACAGCCTCCCAGCAACAGCCACTGCAGCGGGCCAGTTAGCCCAAGACTATCAATTACCACTACTCATTATTGCGGGCGGCATCGGCCACGCCACTAAGTATTTGCGGCAAAACTTAAACCTGCCAAAATCTCAAGCTAGTGAGGCTGAGTTGATGGCGACGCTTGTTCGAAAGACTGGCTATCAAGGTAGTATCCGCCTCGACAAGACTTCTACCAATACTGGTAGCAATGCCACGCATGCCCGCGCGTTAGCCCCCACCGATTGGCGCCACGTCCTACTCGTACAAGACCCGTTACTCGCGCGGCGGACTACCCTAACGTTCTCAGCCAATTGGCCCAATGCCAACTTTATTCGCTATGCGCCGGCGACCTTGCAATTAAACCGGCTACAACCAATGCAATTTACGCCAAACACAATATTAGCTGGCTGGCAACCCGCTTACTTTACTGAACTCTTACTCGGTGAATTTCAACGCCTAGTGGATACCCCCAACGGTTATGGTCCCCGTGGTCAGGGCTTCATCGCCCATGTGGATATTCCCGAAAAGGTGCTCGCTGCGGCCCGGTATTTACAGTCGCAATCACTACACCGCCAGCGTTAA
- a CDS encoding demethylmenaquinone methyltransferase: MANRYLHNVQGLFDTIAPNYDRMNNIISLGTHRHWRKQTMAQIHLASNAHILDLCCGTGDWTIALAKELQAPGEVIGLDFSAPMLKLAQQKVTQQQVADRVWLRRGNAMHLPFKDNTFDLVTIGFGLRNLPDKAQALTEIYRVLKPGARLVCLETSQPDQPLIKPVWQWYFTKVVPLFGRLFAHQYQEYSYLQETTRHFASYQQLATMFQQAGFQNVHFQRFNFGAAAAHFGTKEAK, from the coding sequence ATGGCAAATCGTTATTTACATAATGTCCAAGGTTTGTTCGACACCATCGCGCCGAACTATGATCGGATGAATAACATCATCAGTCTCGGAACGCATCGTCATTGGCGCAAGCAAACGATGGCCCAGATCCATCTAGCGTCTAACGCCCATATTCTCGACCTCTGTTGTGGTACGGGTGATTGGACGATCGCGCTGGCTAAAGAATTACAGGCACCCGGTGAAGTCATCGGATTAGACTTTTCAGCCCCAATGTTAAAACTGGCACAACAAAAAGTGACCCAGCAACAGGTTGCCGATCGGGTCTGGTTGCGCCGCGGCAATGCGATGCATCTTCCGTTTAAGGACAACACCTTTGACCTCGTCACGATTGGCTTCGGACTCCGCAACTTGCCTGATAAAGCCCAAGCTTTAACTGAAATTTATCGCGTACTAAAACCGGGGGCTCGCTTGGTCTGCTTAGAGACGTCTCAACCCGATCAGCCATTGATTAAACCAGTCTGGCAGTGGTATTTCACAAAAGTAGTCCCACTATTCGGGCGCTTATTCGCCCATCAATATCAGGAATATTCCTATTTACAGGAAACCACTCGTCACTTTGCAAGCTACCAACAGTTAGCAACGATGTTTCAGCAAGCAGGCTTTCAAAATGTTCACTTCCAACGGTTCAACTTTGGAGCCGCAGCGGCTCACTTTGGGACTAAGGAGGCCAAGTAA
- a CDS encoding Dyp-type peroxidase yields MPINPNRAQDVWKDVGEHVQFTVLQLNRQDQQHDREVFQEFADRSQAIIRSLRIRDAKPETGTQLKVSIGISSAAWDYLFPGAPKPKELETYTTLSGPKYTMPATPGDLFFHIRASNEAVVYECQTQFQRVLAPITTVLDETKGFRYFEGRAIIGFIDGTEAPAVEDAADYALVGDEDPQFINGSYAFAQKWQHDMPVWEHMHTEDQEKAVGREKFSDFELEDEDKFKNAHNVASKLEIDGVEQKIVRMNVPYSNPAAGNTGTYFIGYARHWTVTKGMLQNMVDQSDFLLTFSTLLSGQAFFIPSRDLFAQIADNDF; encoded by the coding sequence ATGCCAATCAATCCAAATCGCGCCCAAGATGTCTGGAAGGATGTCGGTGAACACGTTCAATTTACCGTTCTTCAATTAAATCGGCAGGATCAGCAACACGACCGTGAAGTCTTTCAAGAATTTGCAGATCGGTCACAAGCCATCATTCGCTCATTACGCATCCGGGACGCCAAACCTGAAACTGGCACCCAATTAAAAGTTAGCATCGGCATCAGTAGTGCCGCTTGGGATTACCTGTTTCCTGGCGCACCCAAACCTAAAGAATTAGAAACCTACACCACCTTAAGTGGGCCCAAATACACCATGCCAGCAACACCCGGCGACCTCTTCTTCCACATTCGCGCAAGCAACGAAGCGGTCGTCTACGAATGCCAAACGCAGTTCCAGCGGGTCTTAGCGCCAATTACGACCGTCCTCGATGAGACGAAAGGCTTTCGTTACTTCGAGGGCCGGGCCATCATTGGCTTTATCGACGGTACGGAAGCGCCGGCCGTAGAAGATGCCGCTGATTATGCCTTAGTTGGTGACGAAGACCCCCAGTTCATCAACGGTTCTTACGCCTTTGCACAGAAATGGCAACATGATATGCCCGTGTGGGAACATATGCACACCGAGGATCAGGAAAAAGCCGTGGGCCGCGAAAAATTCAGCGACTTCGAGTTAGAAGACGAAGACAAGTTTAAGAATGCTCACAACGTTGCTTCAAAATTGGAAATTGATGGTGTCGAACAAAAAATCGTTCGGATGAATGTCCCGTACTCCAATCCAGCAGCTGGTAACACAGGGACGTACTTCATTGGTTATGCCCGTCACTGGACGGTTACCAAAGGCATGCTGCAAAACATGGTCGACCAAAGTGACTTTTTACTAACTTTCTCAACTTTACTATCCGGACAAGCGTTCTTCATCCCATCACGTGACCTGTTCGCTCAAATTGCAGATAATGATTTTTAA
- a CDS encoding TetR/AcrR family transcriptional regulator — protein MTKLIMNNQLHIDQRTHQTHRKLITALQANFKSQKSFNELTVKQLCLDAHVGRATFYRHHQDIEDIIVIEYLIALQQLGHALNDLTTTSYATIAGAIVTTIRAHLGLPLLVSWAQCRERVIPLEVGFAQQLLTSLAIHPKQRHFMATYLGNCLHQLAWQLATTQTTLSKIETYRLFIQLIPNVLQAPTIPTD, from the coding sequence ATGACAAAATTAATTATGAACAATCAATTGCATATTGATCAGCGAACTCATCAAACTCATCGTAAATTGATTACTGCCCTGCAAGCGAATTTTAAGTCTCAAAAGTCCTTCAACGAGTTGACTGTCAAACAACTTTGTCTGGATGCCCACGTTGGACGTGCCACCTTTTATCGTCATCACCAGGATATTGAAGATATCATTGTGATTGAATACTTAATTGCCTTACAACAGTTAGGACACGCGTTGAATGACTTAACGACCACATCTTACGCGACCATTGCTGGTGCGATCGTCACGACGATTCGTGCACATCTGGGCCTCCCCTTACTCGTGTCATGGGCCCAGTGTCGCGAGCGGGTCATCCCATTAGAGGTTGGCTTTGCCCAACAGCTACTAACTAGCTTAGCCATCCATCCTAAGCAACGGCATTTTATGGCAACCTATCTCGGCAACTGTCTTCATCAGTTAGCTTGGCAACTTGCAACCACACAGACAACACTCAGCAAAATTGAGACTTACCGGCTATTTATTCAATTAATTCCTAATGTCTTACAAGCACCAACGATTCCAACCGACTAG